Part of the Sphaerochaeta associata genome is shown below.
AGGTTGCCCAACTGACGATGTATACTGCCGAAATGCGGATTCCGCTGACAATGGTGGGAAGGGCCAGGGGAAGCTCGACCTTGAAGAGTACTTGTCTCTTGGACATCCCGATTCCCTTGGCGGCATCCTTGTACGCGGGCTGTACCTCGGTGATGCCGGTATAGGTGTTCCTGAGGATGGGGAGTATCGAATAGATGGTCAGGACAGCCAACGCCGGCAGGGTGCCGATGCCCATGATGATCAGGGCGAAGCCCAACATGACCAGGCCCGGTATGGTTTGCACCGTTCCTGCAAGGGCGAGGAAATAGGGCGCAATTTTCTTATGTCTGGTTAAAAGAACTCCTGATGGTATGGCAATAGCCATTCCCAAGCCTACTGCGATGAGGACCAAGGCTATGTGTTGTCCGAGGCTTGCAAACATCGCTTCTGAATTTTTTGAAAAGAAGGTGATCATTCTCATGCCGACAAGTCCCCCCAGAGGGCCTCACCCATTGCCTTGGCGGTGCTGGTTCTTGTAATGATTCCCGCCACCGTCCTGTTGTCGTTGAGTACAACCACGTAGTTGGAAGAGGATGAGAGCAGCTTGTCCAGTGCTTCTTTCGCATCGTCCTTACGGCCGACGGTCATGGTGTCGGTGTTGATCAGCTCTGCGATCGAACGACCGGCCTTGCCGCGGGCCTTGATGTCCTCGATGGATACCGTTCCGAGATAGGTCTCATCATCGTCGATAACGACCAGGCTGTTTATTTCGCGCTTGCTCATCATCTCGATGGACTCGAGCGTTTTACTATGCTTGTAGACCTTGTAGACTTTCTTTTTCATGAACTCCTCTGCAAGCAAGGGAGCCGTGGGGGTGTCTTGGTCCATATGTTTGCCCATGAAGCTCTTGATGACCGGGCTTGCAGGGTGCTGGAGCATCTCCTCGGGGCTAGCCATCTGCAGGATTTTGCCTTTATCCATGAAAATGATGGTGTCGGCTAGTCTGAGTGCCTCATCCATGTCATGGGTGACGAAGACAATGGTCTTTTTCAGCTTCTTCTGGATCCGCTTAACTTCTTCCTGAAGCGAATCGCGGGTGACAGGGTCCAGGGCTCCGAAAGGCTCATCCATCAGGACAATCGGAGGGGAGGCCGCCAAAGCCCTCAGTACTCCGATGCGCTGCTGCTGCCCGCCTGAGAGTT
Proteins encoded:
- a CDS encoding ABC transporter permease is translated as MRMITFFSKNSEAMFASLGQHIALVLIAVGLGMAIAIPSGVLLTRHKKIAPYFLALAGTVQTIPGLVMLGFALIIMGIGTLPALAVLTIYSILPILRNTYTGITEVQPAYKDAAKGIGMSKRQVLFKVELPLALPTIVSGIRISAVYIVSWATLAGMIGAGGLGDWIWTGLATYNTDYILAGAIPSAILAFAFSALIGLVQKLITPRGLRRNA
- a CDS encoding ABC transporter ATP-binding protein, whose product is MIEFRNVTKRYGSKTILHDLSFTIKTGEFVVLIGPSGCGKTTTLRTINRLIEPKAGTVFIDGKDVTKQNAVQLRRQIGYVIQQIGLFPNMTVSQNISVVPKLLGYSKEECDTIVRDLLSLVDMPYEENAHKYPSELSGGQQQRIGVLRALAASPPIVLMDEPFGALDPVTRDSLQEEVKRIQKKLKKTIVFVTHDMDEALRLADTIIFMDKGKILQMASPEEMLQHPASPVIKSFMGKHMDQDTPTAPLLAEEFMKKKVYKVYKHSKTLESIEMMSKREINSLVVIDDDETYLGTVSIEDIKARGKAGRSIAELINTDTMTVGRKDDAKEALDKLLSSSSNYVVVLNDNRTVAGIITRTSTAKAMGEALWGDLSA